A window of Pyrus communis chromosome 3, drPyrComm1.1, whole genome shotgun sequence genomic DNA:
AGCCAATAACAGCCACATTTGGAGGGGCCTGCATTAGCAGTGACTGCATAACAGtatcatatttatttacacaataCTTGGTCAGAAGGCcaaagaattcatcaaaggaGGCCTGCCAAAGTTGGCGATTGGTCATATTGTAGTTGCTTGCAGCATGAGGATCAGTTAAGAGTTCAGTTGCCCTCTCAAGAACTGAATTGAGGATAAGAGAGGCCCCATCTCCTGCAGGGCTTCCAAGGGGGCGAAGGGGGGGTTGCTCTGAGGAACAAACCACTGCTGCAAGACAGGCACTAAGTGCACCAAGGTCCATACCTCGAGCACATGATGAAACAACCCTTGCAAGAACACTTGTAGTTTCTGCAGCCCCTGGATCAGTAGGGTAGCTACCAAACAAGAACCTTAAATGACGAAAGATGGCCATACAGACTACTCGCATGAGCTCACCACCTGTAAATAAAAGCTGCAGGTACTTTGCCAGGAGCTTCTGGCCCTTGGGAAGTGAGACCAACCTTAGAAATACAAGATCATCCTTATGAAGCCCAACTGTGGGGCCATTGTTGCCGAGTGGGTCAACCAATTGAAGAGATCCTGCAAGTCCTTCAAGCAAGGCCTGCCGCCTACACCTCAACTGGGTTCCACCATCTTGGAGTTGACTGAATTGGAGAAAACGATCAATGTCATCCACATCCAGGAGAAGACAAAGCCCATCCTCAATTGCAACCCTAGCACCAAGCATTGGCTCCTGTTCTAGCGGCTTCTCAGAAACCTTTTGTTCAGTGTTGCCAGGGCTAGATGAATTTGGAGGCTCAACTTCAAGAAGAGGGCGAGGCCTACGTATTGAGGAAAAGGGGACCCTCCCAAGAGCATCAACCTGGAGAAAAGCATGTGGTTCAGTATTAGCTCGTGCTCGAGGAGGAAGATCCCTTAATTGAGTTGGGCAGAAATGGTGTTTCAACTTGGCCCCAGCAGATTTTCTTGCAAGGCAAAACTGGTGGTAGTAATCATCCACATATGGGTCATTGCTGTGTGTCGCGGCTAGCTGCATTCGGAGtatattttcaatttcttcaGCTGTCATATACTTGGACCTAAATTGCGGCCACCCACCTTCTCTCCTGTGGCTACCTGTATCAAATCCATGTTGAGAAAAACGCATATTTGGTCTACCTTTCTGAGCTGATTTTGGCCTTTGATCTCCAAGATCACCCATACCGAGCATTGCTTCAAACTTGCTCATCAAGGGCGGGGATGCAGAGAGATGGGGGTTAAATAGTTGAGACTGCATTGCCGGCAAATGATTAAATGGTGGCTGAACTGGATGATGCAGTCTAGGGTCCTGTGGTTGTGACTGTTGCTGATGCATCAATTGTGGAGGCATTAAACCATTCTGATGAGCTAGCTGTTGTTGCAACAAATTGTTCAGAAGACCAGGATGATCTCCATATACACCACTTTGATTGGCCCATTGCTTTTGGGGTAGGCTATTAGAGAGACCAGGGTTAAGCTGAGGCAAATTTCCCCCAAAATGTGGTCCATGAGGTAATCCATTCAGTTGAAGTTGAGAACTAGAGTAAGGAGATAGGTTTGGTGAAGATAATCCCCCCTGGGGTCCACCAGAAAGATATGGGTTCAGGTGGCTTGCTTGGCGGTTCGGCGAAGCCTGCTGAGGTCTGCCACCTGGAGGCGGATAAGAAGTGAAAGCTGATTTCGGCACCAGAATTGGTTCACTGGAAAAATGTTGatggtgctgctgctgctgctgcagctgCTGTTGTTGGGGCTCAGGATATGAAGAAGTTCTGTACAAAGGCAGCATCGACTCTGCAGGACGAGCTGAAGAATATGGGTGTGAAGACCATCGTTTCCCGTCCTCGGTACTTTCAGCATCAACTATCTCTTCATCAATCCAGTTAGGGAAATGCTCCTGCACCCACTCAGCAGCAGATGAACCTGGAAGAAACATGTTAACATTAGAAGATCCTATGGACATCAACGTATcagatatatacacacacatataaatatatattatcagTCCTCAAAGACACAACAGTGAACTCAATTCAGTGAGTCATCACTATTGGACATCAACTGATTCCAAAACACAGCATGCCTCtagttcaattttcatcaaagcTTAAACAGAACGAAGAAAAACTTTTTGCGTCATATATAACAAAGACCCAACTTAAAAGGAACTTCTTCAATATCCTACCTATGGTTATGGCTATACTTTACAAAGTTTCAGCACAAAaccattaaataagaataaattaATTGCGGCTGGGTTAGCACTAGCAGAAaccattaaataagaataatgTTGCTGAGTTagcataaaaacaaatgaaggcTTTGCAGTCAACTGAAAAGATATTCAGTCTACAAAGAACCAGGCTTGAAGCAGGGTTTCAGCA
This region includes:
- the LOC137727807 gene encoding protein PAT1 homolog isoform X2, with amino-acid sequence MLHKDVSGPRGAGVFGDRGSRESSSAAEWVQEHFPNWIDEEIVDAESTEDGKRWSSHPYSSARPAESMLPLYRTSSYPEPQQQQLQQQQQHHQHFSSEPILVPKSAFTSYPPPGGRPQQASPNRQASHLNPYLSGGPQGGLSSPNLSPYSSSQLQLNGLPHGPHFGGNLPQLNPGLSNSLPQKQWANQSGVYGDHPGLLNNLLQQQLAHQNGLMPPQLMHQQQSQPQDPRLHHPVQPPFNHLPAMQSQLFNPHLSASPPLMSKFEAMLGMGDLGDQRPKSAQKGRPNMRFSQHGFDTGSHRREGGWPQFRSKYMTAEEIENILRMQLAATHSNDPYVDDYYHQFCLARKSAGAKLKHHFCPTQLRDLPPRARANTEPHAFLQVDALGRVPFSSIRRPRPLLEVEPPNSSSPGNTEQKVSEKPLEQEPMLGARVAIEDGLCLLLDVDDIDRFLQFSQLQDGGTQLRCRRQALLEGLAGSLQLVDPLGNNGPTVGLHKDDLVFLRLVSLPKGQKLLAKYLQLLFTGGELMRVVCMAIFRHLRFLFGSYPTDPGAAETTSVLARVVSSCARGMDLGALSACLAAVVCSSEQPPLRPLGSPAGDGASLILNSVLERATELLTDPHAASNYNMTNRQLWQASFDEFFGLLTKYCVNKYDTVMQSLLMQAPPNVAVIGSDAARAIGREMPVELLRASLPHTDEHQRQLLMDFTQRSMPIGASNSHDGGNGAHMNSESVLS
- the LOC137727807 gene encoding protein PAT1 homolog isoform X1 produces the protein MEGFESRDSNQEAASSIPQDLNHLQLNSSGEVFDASQYAFFGKDSVEEVELGGLDEEEEAPVDEEEFLYNRQEGDISLSDIDDLSLTFEKLHKDVSGPRGAGVFGDRGSRESSSAAEWVQEHFPNWIDEEIVDAESTEDGKRWSSHPYSSARPAESMLPLYRTSSYPEPQQQQLQQQQQHHQHFSSEPILVPKSAFTSYPPPGGRPQQASPNRQASHLNPYLSGGPQGGLSSPNLSPYSSSQLQLNGLPHGPHFGGNLPQLNPGLSNSLPQKQWANQSGVYGDHPGLLNNLLQQQLAHQNGLMPPQLMHQQQSQPQDPRLHHPVQPPFNHLPAMQSQLFNPHLSASPPLMSKFEAMLGMGDLGDQRPKSAQKGRPNMRFSQHGFDTGSHRREGGWPQFRSKYMTAEEIENILRMQLAATHSNDPYVDDYYHQFCLARKSAGAKLKHHFCPTQLRDLPPRARANTEPHAFLQVDALGRVPFSSIRRPRPLLEVEPPNSSSPGNTEQKVSEKPLEQEPMLGARVAIEDGLCLLLDVDDIDRFLQFSQLQDGGTQLRCRRQALLEGLAGSLQLVDPLGNNGPTVGLHKDDLVFLRLVSLPKGQKLLAKYLQLLFTGGELMRVVCMAIFRHLRFLFGSYPTDPGAAETTSVLARVVSSCARGMDLGALSACLAAVVCSSEQPPLRPLGSPAGDGASLILNSVLERATELLTDPHAASNYNMTNRQLWQASFDEFFGLLTKYCVNKYDTVMQSLLMQAPPNVAVIGSDAARAIGREMPVELLRASLPHTDEHQRQLLMDFTQRSMPIGASNSHDGGNGAHMNSESVLS